From the genome of Gilliamella sp. wkB7, one region includes:
- a CDS encoding SMI1/KNR4 family protein, whose translation MALILENSQQKLTYEDIIDFNRLFNEKIPSSFLDFFHEFNGGDFPKVNDHNCEYLSGFYSIKYGHSTITRIYNELLIENPELQFMIPFAYDHNLNSYLISLKEDDYGTIYLWSNEDQGIAHVSNSFDDFIQSFDQFIDAVEIKKVSNDIKNRLVKTFIIVGAIFIVWYLFSKS comes from the coding sequence ATGGCATTGATACTTGAAAATAGTCAACAAAAATTAACCTATGAAGATATTATTGATTTCAACCGACTATTTAATGAGAAAATTCCTTCTTCTTTTCTCGATTTTTTCCATGAATTTAATGGTGGGGATTTTCCTAAAGTGAATGATCATAATTGTGAATATTTGAGTGGTTTTTATAGCATCAAATATGGTCATTCGACCATAACACGAATATATAATGAACTATTGATTGAAAATCCAGAATTGCAATTCATGATACCTTTTGCTTACGATCATAACCTTAATAGTTATTTAATCTCATTAAAAGAAGACGACTATGGAACTATTTATCTATGGTCGAATGAAGATCAGGGAATAGCTCATGTTTCCAATTCATTTGATGATTTTATTCAATCATTCGATCAATTCATCGATGCAGTTGAGATAAAGAAGGTGAGTAATGATATAAAAAATCGTTTAGTTAAAACATTTATAATAGTCGGAGCAATTTTTATTGTTTGGTATCTTTTTTCGAAAAGTTAA
- the rnd gene encoding ribonuclease D: MSYQYIVNNEQLIDYCSKIGNSTALALDTEFVRTRTFYPHLGLLQVFNGEHAALIDPINITNWHAFLSILSNPNIEKYFHSCSEDLEVFFHQFGSIPTPIIDSQILASFLDNPLSSGYANLVNKYLQVELDKSETRTDWLKRPLTDKQCEYAINDVLYLYPLVNILKAQLTSKGYLEAAYQESQMVVARKCETIDPNDAYLNIKNSWQLKGRSLGQLYKLASWRYKLAKEQDLALNFVVHEKTLWNIARYSPNSLAQLGNLGLKGKEIRLYGQKILNILSEPVPELSPICRITSYPNYKKISDELKLIAQDICSHTGLNQDLLLSRRLINQYVKWQADKNGSQPELLSGWREPLFRTYGL; the protein is encoded by the coding sequence TTGTCTTATCAATATATAGTTAATAATGAGCAATTAATTGATTATTGTTCAAAAATCGGAAACAGCACTGCTTTGGCCTTGGACACTGAATTTGTTCGCACACGAACGTTCTATCCTCATTTAGGGCTTTTACAAGTTTTTAATGGTGAGCACGCAGCGCTCATTGATCCAATTAATATTACTAATTGGCATGCTTTTTTAAGCATTTTAAGTAATCCTAACATTGAAAAGTATTTCCATTCCTGTAGCGAAGATCTTGAAGTTTTTTTTCATCAATTTGGCTCTATTCCAACACCTATTATTGATAGCCAAATCTTGGCTTCATTTTTGGATAATCCACTAAGTAGTGGTTATGCAAACTTAGTTAATAAATATTTACAGGTGGAACTTGATAAAAGTGAAACGAGAACTGATTGGCTAAAGAGACCATTGACGGATAAACAATGTGAATATGCGATTAATGATGTATTGTATTTGTATCCTTTAGTCAATATTTTAAAAGCACAATTAACCTCAAAAGGATATTTAGAAGCAGCTTATCAAGAAAGCCAGATGGTTGTCGCCCGTAAATGTGAAACAATAGATCCAAATGATGCTTATCTGAATATCAAAAACAGTTGGCAATTAAAAGGGCGAAGTTTAGGACAATTATATAAATTAGCCAGTTGGCGTTATAAATTAGCGAAAGAACAAGATTTAGCATTGAATTTCGTTGTACATGAAAAGACATTATGGAACATTGCCCGATACTCGCCAAATTCATTAGCACAACTGGGTAATTTAGGCTTGAAAGGGAAAGAAATTCGTTTATATGGACAGAAAATATTAAATATTTTGTCAGAACCTGTTCCGGAATTATCGCCAATTTGTAGGATAACGAGTTACCCTAATTACAAAAAAATTAGTGATGAATTAAAACTTATTGCCCAAGATATTTGTTCTCATACTGGATTGAATCAAGATTTATTACTTTCACGGCGATTAATTAATCAATATGTAAAATGGCAAGCAGATAAAAACGGAAGCCAACCAGAACTGTTATCTGGTTGGAGAGAGCCTTTATTTAGAACATATGGCTTATAA
- the cmoA gene encoding carboxy-S-adenosyl-L-methionine synthase CmoA has protein sequence MNIKKDQLFSTPIDKLGDWTFDEKVAEVFPDMVQRSVPGYSNIISMIGMLAERFVQPNSTIYDLGCSLGAATLSIRRNVNEKNCRIIAVDNSQPMVQRCKRHIESYKAITPVEVICDDICNIDMQNASMVVLNFTLQFLTPENRQQVLNKIYQALKPNGILVLSEKFSFIDSTVDDLLFNMHHDFKRANGYSELEISQKRNMLENVMLTDTIETHKKRLSDAGFKHIDTWFQCFNFGSIIAIK, from the coding sequence ATGAATATTAAAAAAGATCAATTATTTTCTACCCCAATTGATAAACTAGGTGATTGGACATTCGATGAAAAAGTTGCCGAAGTATTCCCTGATATGGTTCAACGTTCCGTACCGGGTTATTCGAATATTATTTCCATGATTGGAATGCTCGCAGAAAGATTTGTTCAACCCAATTCAACAATTTATGATTTAGGTTGTTCATTAGGAGCTGCTACTCTATCCATTCGTCGGAATGTCAATGAAAAAAACTGCCGTATTATTGCTGTTGATAATTCACAGCCAATGGTTCAACGTTGTAAAAGACATATCGAATCTTATAAAGCCATTACCCCAGTCGAAGTGATTTGTGACGATATTTGCAATATTGATATGCAAAATGCCTCAATGGTGGTACTGAATTTTACTTTACAATTTTTAACACCTGAAAATCGCCAACAAGTTTTAAATAAAATTTATCAGGCATTAAAACCTAATGGGATCTTGGTTTTATCTGAAAAATTTAGTTTTATTGATTCAACCGTTGATGATTTGCTGTTTAATATGCATCATGATTTTAAACGTGCAAATGGTTATAGCGAACTTGAAATTAGTCAAAAACGAAACATGCTAGAGAACGTCATGCTTACTGATACCATTGAAACCCATAAAAAACGTTTATCGGATGCAGGTTTTAAACATATCGATACTTGGTTTCAATGTTTTAATTTTGGCTCAATCATTGCCATTAAATAA
- the cmoB gene encoding tRNA 5-methoxyuridine(34)/uridine 5-oxyacetic acid(34) synthase CmoB: protein MIDFGDFYQIIAKNKLSKWLEVLPAQLANWQKSNIDNRFNQWLNSIKHLPTIKPYQIDLLNSVTVETEQPISIGDQQRITQLLKNMMPWRKGPFHLYGINIDTEWRSDWKWERLIPHINNLEGQTVLDVGCNSGYHLWRMVGAGAKLAVGIDPMALYLCQFEAIRKLLGNDQRAHLLPLGIEELPKLNAFDTVFSMGVLYHRRSPLDHLFQLKDQLIDGGQLVLETLVIDGELHQALMPGERYAQMRNVYFIPSVPTMINWLHKCGFSDVKMVDKSVTSLEEQRKTEWMTSDSLADFLDPNDSSKTIEGYPAPMRAVFIAKK from the coding sequence ATGATTGATTTTGGTGATTTTTACCAGATTATCGCAAAAAATAAATTGAGCAAATGGCTTGAAGTATTACCTGCACAACTTGCCAATTGGCAAAAAAGTAACATTGATAATCGTTTTAATCAATGGCTCAACAGTATTAAACATCTACCTACGATTAAACCTTATCAAATTGATCTATTAAATAGTGTAACGGTCGAAACTGAACAACCGATTTCAATCGGTGACCAACAACGTATTACTCAATTACTTAAAAATATGATGCCTTGGCGTAAAGGTCCTTTTCATCTTTATGGTATTAATATCGATACTGAGTGGCGTTCAGATTGGAAATGGGAACGATTGATTCCGCACATTAATAATCTTGAAGGACAAACAGTTTTAGATGTGGGATGTAATAGTGGTTATCATTTATGGCGAATGGTTGGAGCAGGCGCTAAGCTAGCGGTTGGTATTGATCCTATGGCACTTTACCTTTGTCAATTCGAAGCGATTCGCAAATTGTTGGGTAACGATCAACGTGCTCATTTATTACCGCTTGGAATAGAAGAACTGCCTAAACTCAATGCGTTTGATACCGTATTTTCTATGGGCGTTTTATATCACAGACGTTCTCCTTTGGATCATCTATTTCAATTAAAAGATCAATTGATTGATGGTGGGCAACTAGTACTTGAAACTTTAGTTATTGATGGTGAGCTACATCAAGCTTTAATGCCAGGCGAACGTTATGCGCAAATGCGAAATGTCTATTTTATTCCATCGGTTCCAACGATGATTAATTGGTTACATAAATGCGGATTTTCTGATGTTAAGATGGTTGATAAATCAGTAACGAGTTTGGAAGAACAACGTAAAACCGAATGGATGACATCAGATTCATTAGCTGATTTCTTAGATCCAAATGATTCAAGTAAAACCATTGAAGGCTACCCTGCACCAATGCGGGCAGTATTTATAGCTAAGAAATAA
- a CDS encoding metallophosphoesterase has product MTIAAFIAISIAIIISGLMAVYLGKRWQFWFNFSLTSYYQIVYWTVVIMAGLSIVLSRLSENISTYWLPLILNNVCAIMICSVFMSLIFDIGRWISKKRLKPQLATKVVYILGVFSLFYYGHEMAIEPSVVNYQVKINKRAKVNKLRIVQLSDIHINDMTSSDRIQDMVDKVNQLNADFIVITGDTLDRRLQPFTEKGFNKQFQQFKSKYGTYIIFGNHEYLNIKEENNHEQDIINAFKQADMKVLKDGVVYLDNVGVTFIGRDDFSSSHYDIKRASLSDLIMFSNTDEPIILLDHQPHDLNEPANLGVDLMISGHTHAGQVFPINLIEKLIYKNNYGIYKNTKQHFTSIVSSGFGFWGPPIRLMTRSEIVVIDVTFDEKTTEFFNFSM; this is encoded by the coding sequence ATGACTATTGCAGCTTTCATAGCCATTTCTATAGCTATTATCATTAGTGGTTTAATGGCTGTCTATCTAGGAAAACGATGGCAGTTTTGGTTTAACTTTTCTTTAACAAGTTATTACCAAATTGTTTATTGGACAGTTGTTATTATGGCTGGATTATCAATTGTCTTATCAAGGTTATCTGAAAACATTTCAACATATTGGCTTCCACTAATCTTAAATAATGTTTGTGCAATAATGATTTGCAGTGTTTTTATGTCATTAATTTTTGATATTGGGCGTTGGATCAGTAAAAAAAGATTAAAACCTCAACTAGCAACTAAAGTTGTGTATATTCTTGGTGTTTTTTCATTATTTTATTACGGTCATGAAATGGCGATAGAGCCTAGCGTAGTTAACTATCAAGTTAAAATTAATAAAAGGGCAAAGGTCAATAAACTTCGTATTGTGCAATTGAGTGATATTCATATTAATGACATGACTTCTTCTGATAGAATTCAAGACATGGTTGATAAAGTAAATCAACTCAATGCAGATTTTATTGTAATTACTGGCGATACATTAGATAGACGGTTACAACCTTTTACTGAAAAAGGTTTTAATAAACAATTTCAGCAATTTAAGTCAAAATATGGAACCTATATTATTTTTGGTAATCATGAATATTTGAATATTAAAGAAGAAAATAATCATGAACAAGATATTATCAATGCTTTTAAACAAGCTGATATGAAAGTTTTAAAAGATGGTGTCGTTTATCTTGATAACGTAGGTGTTACTTTCATCGGTCGGGATGATTTTTCTTCATCGCATTATGATATTAAACGTGCATCATTGTCAGATTTAATCATGTTTTCTAATACCGACGAACCAATTATATTGTTAGATCATCAGCCACATGATCTCAATGAACCTGCAAATTTAGGTGTCGATTTAATGATTTCTGGGCATACCCATGCTGGTCAAGTATTTCCTATTAACCTTATTGAAAAATTAATCTATAAAAATAATTATGGAATATATAAAAATACAAAACAGCATTTTACCAGTATTGTAAGTAGTGGATTTGGTTTTTGGGGGCCTCCAATTCGCTTAATGACACGTTCTGAAATAGTCGTCATTGACGTAACATTCGATGAAAAAACCACTGAGTTCTTTAATTTTTCTATGTAG
- a CDS encoding DUF7716 domain-containing protein translates to MALISIQDVLIDIENMPNDWFYLPPDSKSWTLDTMGFFCDDEDIDKNYQINLPKKAIEENWIPTLEKGDIESIIDVAKNQLDKLTLYDLFNSFVFFFENDAFLQYDD, encoded by the coding sequence ATGGCTTTAATATCTATACAAGATGTATTGATTGATATTGAAAACATGCCAAATGATTGGTTTTATTTGCCTCCTGATTCAAAATCTTGGACACTTGATACAATGGGATTCTTTTGTGATGATGAGGATATTGACAAAAATTACCAAATTAATTTACCTAAGAAAGCTATTGAAGAAAATTGGATACCAACATTAGAGAAAGGGGATATTGAAAGTATTATTGATGTAGCTAAGAATCAATTAGACAAATTAACATTATATGATTTATTTAATTCTTTTGTTTTCTTTTTTGAAAATGATGCTTTTTTACAATATGATGATTAA
- a CDS encoding LysR substrate-binding domain-containing protein: MLALAIPENYPKDLSNNFQEILNHYSLYQLDNITYPCLAKQTEQFLKSNQMRANKIFVKGDLTTLLALVASGNAVALIPQSMQQFLPVKVKLLIPEQNTVQWEIAMVWNHEINNDYRDKFIKIVNTQK, translated from the coding sequence ATGCTTGCGCTCGCCATACCAGAAAATTATCCAAAAGATCTGAGCAATAACTTTCAAGAAATATTAAATCATTACTCATTATATCAACTTGATAACATTACCTATCCTTGTCTAGCTAAGCAAACCGAACAATTTTTAAAAAGTAATCAAATGAGAGCCAACAAAATTTTTGTAAAAGGTGATCTGACAACTCTGCTAGCTTTAGTTGCTAGTGGTAACGCTGTCGCTTTAATTCCCCAAAGTATGCAGCAATTTCTACCAGTAAAGGTTAAACTGCTCATTCCTGAACAAAATACTGTTCAATGGGAAATTGCAATGGTTTGGAATCACGAAATTAACAATGATTATCGTGATAAATTTATAAAAATCGTCAATACTCAAAAATAA